Proteins from a single region of Amycolatopsis sp. CA-230715:
- a CDS encoding acyl-CoA dehydrogenase family protein encodes MNNDSSTTRNSSRPRRRSRAWGDARLRHHRHRHHAGALDYAGGELARHGTTTDPLVHTVIGDCTILLETSHTFTYRHADEVHGGRLFSYDSQPGIARCALVKHVATTNAVRALHHLADVLGGASYSRAPPFERIWRDVQAGTFMPMGNLAARALIDASTLGITAAPVTGLDETGHEC; translated from the coding sequence TTGAACAATGACTCTTCGACGACACGGAACTCGTCGCGACCACGGCGGCGATCGCGAGCATGGGGTGATGCTCGTCTTCGCCACCATCGACACCGGCATCACGCAGGTGCCCTGGACTACGCCGGCGGCGAGCTGGCCCGCCACGGAACCACAACCGACCCGCTCGTCCACACCGTCATCGGCGACTGCACCATCCTGCTGGAAACCTCACACACCTTCACCTACCGCCACGCAGACGAAGTCCACGGCGGGCGCCTGTTCAGCTACGATAGCCAGCCCGGTATCGCCCGCTGCGCCCTGGTCAAACACGTCGCGACAACCAACGCCGTCCGCGCCCTGCACCACCTGGCCGACGTGCTCGGCGGAGCCTCCTACAGCCGGGCACCACCGTTCGAACGGATATGGCGCGACGTCCAAGCAGGCACATTCATGCCAATGGGCAACCTCGCCGCTCGCGCACTCATCGACGCCAGCACACTCGGCATCACCGCCGCCCCCGTGACCGGCCTCGACGAAACCGGCCACGAGTGCTGA
- a CDS encoding NtaA/DmoA family FMN-dependent monooxygenase (This protein belongs to a clade of FMN-dependent monooxygenases, within a broader family of flavin-dependent oxidoreductases, the luciferase-like monooxygenase (LMM) family, some of whose members use coenzyme F420 rather than FMN.) — MPDRPRMLFNAFHMAAVSHHAQGLWAEPDSRQLEYTDLGMWIDLAKLLERGGFDTLFFADVLAPYEEYGGSRDAAVYEGMQFPTCDPSLLIPALAHATEHLGFTFTQNILQEHPYPFARKMSTLDHLTKGRVAWNIVTTFLPGAGRNLGFGGLPEHDERYARAEDFVRAAYALWEHSWDDDAVVRDRERRQFADPAKVREVGYRGPYYTVFGPHLSEPSPQRTPLLFQAGVSATGRAFAGRHAEALFINATEPEAAAPIVADVRAAAVAAGRDPRQVRVFVPQVFIIGSTEEEARRLDAELLERQTVEGNLARMSVFLGEDLSKYDPGRPVGELRGRPVTDVVRKLLAFSPRDDWTFGELVRRYGNQRSVGTPSQIADRVEACQDADVDGINLGYVVSPTSFEDFVDHVTPVLRSRGLMQQEYRAGTLREKFFPDGGPRLPAGHSARVRPSD, encoded by the coding sequence GTGCCTGACCGGCCTCGCATGCTGTTCAACGCGTTCCACATGGCCGCGGTGTCCCACCACGCGCAGGGGCTGTGGGCGGAACCGGACAGCAGGCAGCTCGAATACACCGACCTCGGCATGTGGATCGATCTCGCGAAACTGCTGGAACGCGGCGGGTTCGACACGCTCTTCTTCGCCGACGTGCTCGCGCCGTACGAGGAGTACGGGGGTTCGAGGGACGCGGCGGTGTACGAAGGAATGCAGTTCCCGACCTGCGACCCGTCGCTGCTGATCCCGGCGCTCGCGCACGCGACCGAACACCTCGGGTTCACCTTCACCCAGAACATCCTGCAGGAGCACCCGTACCCGTTCGCGCGCAAGATGTCGACCCTGGACCACCTGACGAAGGGGCGCGTGGCGTGGAACATCGTCACCACGTTCCTGCCTGGCGCCGGGCGCAACCTCGGGTTCGGTGGGCTGCCGGAGCACGACGAGCGGTACGCGCGCGCCGAGGACTTCGTGCGTGCCGCCTACGCGTTGTGGGAACACAGCTGGGATGACGACGCGGTCGTCCGTGATCGGGAACGCCGCCAGTTCGCGGACCCGGCGAAGGTGCGCGAAGTCGGCTACCGCGGCCCGTACTACACGGTGTTCGGCCCTCATCTCAGCGAGCCGTCACCGCAGCGGACACCGCTGCTGTTCCAAGCCGGGGTCTCCGCGACCGGTCGCGCGTTCGCGGGACGGCACGCCGAGGCTTTGTTCATCAATGCGACCGAGCCGGAAGCCGCAGCGCCCATCGTGGCCGACGTGCGCGCCGCCGCGGTGGCGGCCGGGCGTGATCCGAGGCAGGTGCGGGTGTTCGTGCCTCAGGTGTTCATCATCGGCAGCACCGAAGAGGAAGCGCGCAGGCTCGACGCCGAACTCCTCGAACGGCAGACCGTCGAGGGAAATCTGGCCAGGATGAGCGTTTTCCTCGGCGAGGACCTCTCGAAGTACGACCCGGGGAGGCCGGTCGGTGAACTTCGCGGCAGGCCGGTCACTGATGTCGTCCGGAAACTGCTGGCGTTTTCACCGCGTGACGATTGGACGTTCGGTGAGCTGGTGCGGCGGTACGGGAATCAGCGTTCGGTCGGGACACCGTCGCAGATCGCCGATCGGGTCGAAGCCTGCCAGGACGCCGACGTCGACGGGATCAATCTGGGATATGTCGTATCACCGACATCGTTCGAAGACTTCGTCGATCATGTGACACCGGTGCTGCGGTCGCGGGGGCTCATGCAGCAGGAATATCGTGCGGGTACGTTGCGGGAGAAGTTCTTTCCCGATGGGGGACCTCGGTTGCCCGCTGGGCATTCTGCTCGGGTTCGACCGTCCGATTAG
- a CDS encoding MvdC/MvdD family ATP grasp protein: MTVLVLARDLDPTADRLVGVLGVRGVDVFRVNTAWFPTKMQVNARIRCTNWCGTVTTPRGRLDLGDVDAVWYRSPETYRMPETLSSAEAQHAHVEAKYGLGGVLSSLPVPWCNHPARIADAAYKPVQLARAARCGLVVPDTLITNQAEAVREFAADGPMVSKLVGGMALDEDGVRKNVYTRPVGTNELSDLRGVEHTAHLFQRWVPKDKEARVIVIGDIITAAAITAGSPEAYIDYRTDYASLSYELVTPPSAVADGIRKLMKEFDLVYGAFDFVITPSGSWCMLELNPAGQYHFVEQATNAPLTEQLADLLAGATT, encoded by the coding sequence GTGACCGTTCTCGTTCTCGCGCGAGACCTGGACCCGACTGCGGATCGCCTGGTCGGCGTGCTCGGCGTGCGCGGGGTCGACGTGTTCCGTGTCAACACCGCGTGGTTTCCGACGAAGATGCAGGTGAACGCTCGGATTCGATGCACTAACTGGTGCGGGACCGTCACCACCCCGCGCGGCCGGCTCGACCTCGGCGACGTGGACGCGGTCTGGTACCGGTCTCCCGAGACGTACCGAATGCCCGAGACATTGTCGTCCGCGGAAGCGCAGCATGCGCACGTCGAAGCGAAGTACGGGCTGGGTGGTGTCTTGTCGTCACTGCCGGTCCCGTGGTGCAACCATCCGGCCAGGATCGCCGACGCCGCCTATAAACCGGTCCAGCTCGCGCGCGCAGCTCGCTGCGGGCTGGTCGTGCCGGACACGCTGATCACCAACCAGGCGGAGGCCGTGCGGGAGTTCGCCGCCGATGGGCCGATGGTGAGCAAGTTGGTCGGTGGCATGGCGCTGGATGAGGATGGCGTCCGCAAGAATGTCTACACCCGCCCCGTCGGCACCAACGAGCTCAGCGATCTCCGGGGCGTCGAGCACACCGCCCACCTGTTCCAGCGTTGGGTTCCGAAAGACAAGGAGGCGCGGGTCATCGTGATCGGCGACATCATCACGGCGGCCGCGATCACCGCGGGCAGCCCCGAAGCATACATCGACTACCGCACGGACTATGCCTCGCTGTCCTACGAACTCGTCACGCCACCCAGCGCCGTTGCCGACGGTATCCGGAAGCTGATGAAGGAATTCGACTTGGTTTACGGAGCGTTCGATTTCGTGATCACGCCCTCGGGAAGTTGGTGCATGCTGGAATTGAATCCCGCTGGGCAGTACCACTTTGTCGAGCAGGCCACGAACGCGCCGCTCACCGAGCAACTCGCCGATCTGCTTGCCGGAGCCACAACATGA
- a CDS encoding methyltransferase domain-containing protein, which translates to MTSTAVVNDGWQARASALAAELAASGDLHDPAWAAAIAAVPRHLLVPTAYQQQSDGSWTEVDTAEIAYTATTLVTDLEHNRAVSSSTKPDLMVRMLEALDISDGHRVLEIGTGTGYNAALLAHRLGSPNVFSIDMDPHLIELSRQRLATAGFQPSVAARDGIHGWSEHALYDRIIATCSVPRIPASWVRQLVLGGKLIADVKFNTGAGNLAVLQRFDDRLEGHFTDRWAAFMEMRHHDDAAEPARAARAETDRTRMTSAPAEPWRTCREMWMMACLDLPRGLRTGYILDPDTRLPRSASLSAPDGSWCEIDLSADDSGDRQLREGGPTPLWDHVERARNSWSRWDEPSWSRFGLTADADTSVVWLDEPGNVVS; encoded by the coding sequence ATGACGAGCACCGCAGTGGTCAACGACGGGTGGCAGGCGCGCGCCTCGGCCCTAGCCGCAGAGCTGGCCGCGTCCGGTGATCTGCACGATCCCGCGTGGGCAGCGGCCATAGCGGCGGTGCCCCGGCACCTTTTGGTGCCCACGGCGTACCAGCAACAATCCGACGGTAGCTGGACGGAAGTCGACACCGCCGAGATCGCCTATACAGCCACGACGCTGGTCACAGACCTCGAGCACAACCGGGCCGTGTCCTCAAGTACCAAACCGGATCTCATGGTGCGGATGCTGGAAGCCCTCGATATCAGCGATGGCCATCGGGTGCTGGAGATCGGCACCGGGACCGGGTACAACGCGGCCCTGCTCGCTCACCGCCTGGGCTCGCCGAACGTGTTCTCGATCGACATGGACCCGCACCTGATCGAACTGTCCCGGCAGCGGTTAGCCACTGCCGGCTTCCAACCATCCGTGGCCGCCCGCGACGGCATCCACGGATGGAGTGAACACGCTCTCTACGACCGGATCATCGCGACGTGTTCGGTGCCGCGCATACCCGCGAGCTGGGTCCGGCAACTCGTCCTCGGCGGGAAGCTCATCGCCGACGTCAAGTTCAACACCGGAGCCGGGAACCTGGCCGTGCTGCAGCGGTTCGACGACCGACTGGAGGGCCACTTCACCGATCGCTGGGCGGCGTTCATGGAGATGCGGCACCACGACGATGCCGCCGAACCAGCCCGTGCCGCTCGCGCGGAAACCGACCGGACGAGGATGACCAGCGCACCCGCCGAGCCGTGGAGGACCTGCCGCGAGATGTGGATGATGGCCTGCCTGGACCTGCCTCGCGGGCTGCGCACCGGCTACATCCTCGACCCCGATACCCGGCTGCCTCGGAGCGCGAGCCTGTCCGCGCCAGACGGCTCCTGGTGCGAGATCGATCTGAGCGCAGATGATTCGGGCGACCGGCAGTTGCGTGAAGGCGGCCCGACCCCGCTGTGGGATCACGTCGAACGTGCCCGGAACTCCTGGAGCCGCTGGGACGAACCCTCCTGGAGCCGTTTCGGATTGACAGCCGACGCCGACACCAGCGTCGTGTGGTTGGACGAACCCGGCAACGTCGTCAGTTGA
- a CDS encoding aminoglycoside phosphotransferase family protein, whose product MTRVPGAALSADSVLREDPHLPDRWWEDLARALEHLSAHPPPVAGTVNTERYLINNVRGFFDVDLDGRLPDLVWTTAHADLHWGNLTGPELAILDWGDLAAAPAEYDLATLYCNSLLVPAVAVRVLRMGADVLTEPGGRVSLLLAACRYLTLAQEDGPYRGLGEALTALGRTQLAHLSM is encoded by the coding sequence ATGACCCGCGTTCCCGGCGCAGCCCTGTCCGCCGACAGCGTGCTCCGCGAGGACCCTCATCTGCCCGACCGCTGGTGGGAGGACCTCGCCCGCGCACTCGAGCACCTCTCCGCACACCCGCCGCCTGTGGCCGGCACCGTCAACACCGAGCGTTACCTGATCAACAACGTCCGCGGCTTCTTCGACGTGGATCTTGACGGGCGGCTTCCGGACCTGGTGTGGACGACCGCGCACGCGGACTTGCACTGGGGCAACCTCACCGGCCCCGAGCTTGCGATCCTGGACTGGGGAGACCTGGCGGCGGCTCCCGCCGAGTACGACCTCGCGACGCTGTACTGCAACAGCCTCCTGGTACCGGCGGTCGCGGTGCGAGTGCTGCGCATGGGCGCGGACGTCCTCACCGAGCCCGGCGGTCGCGTCTCCCTGCTACTCGCAGCCTGCCGGTACCTGACGCTCGCGCAGGAGGACGGGCCGTACCGCGGCCTGGGCGAGGCTTTGACCGCTCTCGGCCGTACCCAGCTGGCGCACCTGAGCATGTAG
- a CDS encoding nSTAND1 domain-containing NTPase, producing the protein MARREGPLDGTDPVLLEFARGLRDLRTRAGLPTFREMAASAHFSYSALSEAAKGRKLPSLEVTRGFVRACDGDVAEWERRWRAAHAAVTATAVAADRTPGDGHDAGPVRECPYPGLAPYRETDADRFFGREQVVDDLAALLRAGRFVAVFGPSGSGKSSVLRAGLIPRLAGQAHRVLLFTPGPRPWEECAAHLADILNLPASALATELGADPANLSALVRQVSANQPDAADVVLVIDQFEELFTLCQDATERHAFIAGLMGLVDGPGGPARVVLGVRADFYGHCAQHPDLVRAVRDRQVLLGPMSADELRRAVTEPAKKAGLVVETALVTQIVADTVGRDGALPLMSHALAETCRRPRGTTLTYRAYDAAGGVAGALVRTADTVYTAFTPAEQRHARDLLLRLIEPGEETEDTRRRIRATEIDRQDSTALTVLAALTDARLVTLDQDTVEIAHEALIRSWPRLQTWIEQDRDRLRAHRRVTDAAHRWAEADRDPGLLLTGPRIESATDCTAHETTAPSPLEREFVTASRALARRRRRRRRALVALGVILVVVAVTTSIVAIDQRADAIWQRNITLARILADRAQNEQYGTFDTRELLAAEAFRQAPIEESRSALLAVQSDQSRGFGYLPDEAVRGITRHTPSAAAFSGDGQILAVAVRSSLCLWSVVARRCERPVTLPDRDIVGVALRREGTELWSLDRARGASDTTPAVLRRWNTATLTSRVVDTTDTAGSFSIAVSRDGRELALGGDGQLSVMDTGTGRVTYRRSTPPGPVRGIALLPDGSPLSGHRDGTIHTWDRATGADRLVCADPGGEIASVSVADNGDDLVYTTGGMISTIMRRSEPDHRLSAGGGPMRMSGSAITPAGDLIATVISNVAVQFSDRANNTLTGRAVTVAPRAAGYSADGAIAALSDTGRDVRLLDTGSRHDIGALQASGKEATEMEFTSGDREIAALNTDRSITVWDRATRTIITTIPSAPATPVAAGDATATPTALRASLVRLGRTPPDYDPGDGTVAVSADHARRVIAGNGEARLIDTEHDPTTLPMPDEKITSAAFSTDNRRVALGTRSGKVVIWDLATTTVWARLTTTNRPITRLAFTPDNTHLITGAAGTASNSPRPGDLIWNLDETANLERICRNVNPVEPDTWESARIPLPYTPICTPPKN; encoded by the coding sequence ATGGCACGACGGGAGGGGCCGCTGGACGGCACCGATCCGGTGCTGCTCGAGTTCGCACGCGGGCTGCGTGACCTTCGTACCCGGGCGGGGCTGCCGACGTTCCGCGAGATGGCGGCCTCGGCGCATTTCTCCTACAGCGCGTTGTCGGAGGCCGCGAAAGGGCGGAAGCTGCCGAGCCTGGAGGTCACGCGCGGGTTCGTGCGGGCGTGCGACGGCGATGTGGCCGAGTGGGAACGGCGGTGGCGCGCCGCCCACGCTGCTGTCACCGCGACCGCGGTCGCCGCCGACCGCACCCCGGGCGATGGCCATGACGCCGGCCCAGTGCGTGAGTGCCCCTACCCGGGGCTCGCACCGTACCGGGAAACCGACGCCGACCGGTTCTTCGGCCGGGAACAGGTTGTCGACGACCTCGCCGCGCTGCTCCGCGCCGGGCGGTTCGTCGCCGTGTTCGGTCCCTCCGGGAGCGGGAAGTCCTCGGTACTGCGGGCGGGCCTGATTCCCCGGCTGGCGGGGCAAGCGCATCGGGTCCTGCTGTTCACGCCGGGGCCGCGGCCGTGGGAGGAATGCGCGGCGCACCTGGCCGACATCCTGAACCTGCCCGCGAGCGCGCTGGCCACCGAGTTGGGCGCTGATCCGGCGAACCTGTCCGCCCTCGTCCGGCAGGTATCGGCGAACCAGCCTGACGCCGCGGACGTGGTGCTGGTCATCGACCAGTTCGAGGAACTGTTCACGCTGTGCCAGGACGCGACCGAGCGCCACGCGTTCATCGCCGGGCTGATGGGCCTCGTCGACGGGCCGGGCGGCCCAGCGCGGGTCGTGCTGGGCGTTCGGGCTGACTTCTACGGTCACTGCGCCCAGCACCCCGACCTGGTTCGCGCGGTGCGGGATCGCCAGGTGCTGCTGGGGCCGATGAGCGCGGACGAACTCCGGCGAGCGGTGACCGAACCCGCGAAGAAGGCGGGGTTGGTGGTGGAGACCGCCCTGGTCACCCAGATCGTCGCGGACACGGTCGGACGCGACGGCGCCCTTCCGCTGATGTCGCACGCCCTTGCCGAGACCTGTCGCCGTCCGCGGGGCACGACGCTGACCTACCGCGCCTACGACGCGGCCGGCGGCGTGGCAGGCGCGCTGGTGCGCACCGCGGACACTGTCTACACCGCGTTCACCCCAGCCGAGCAGCGTCACGCCCGCGATCTGCTCCTCCGTTTGATCGAACCGGGGGAGGAGACCGAGGACACCCGCCGCCGCATCCGCGCCACCGAGATCGATCGCCAGGACAGCACCGCCCTAACGGTGCTCGCCGCCCTGACCGACGCGCGCCTGGTGACGCTGGACCAGGACACCGTCGAAATCGCGCACGAAGCCCTGATCCGCAGCTGGCCACGATTGCAGACCTGGATCGAACAGGACCGCGATCGGCTGCGCGCCCACCGCCGCGTCACCGACGCCGCCCACCGCTGGGCCGAAGCGGACCGCGACCCGGGCCTGCTGCTCACCGGCCCCCGCATCGAGTCCGCGACCGACTGCACCGCACACGAGACCACCGCGCCGTCCCCGCTTGAGCGGGAATTCGTGACCGCGAGCCGTGCGCTGGCGCGTCGCCGCCGGCGCCGACGACGTGCCCTGGTGGCGCTGGGCGTCATTCTGGTGGTGGTCGCGGTAACCACGAGCATCGTGGCGATCGACCAGCGCGCCGATGCCATCTGGCAGCGCAACATCACACTGGCTCGAATCCTCGCCGACCGTGCCCAGAACGAGCAGTACGGCACCTTCGACACGCGTGAGTTACTGGCCGCGGAGGCCTTCCGGCAGGCACCGATAGAGGAGTCCCGCAGCGCGTTGCTGGCGGTGCAAAGCGATCAGTCTCGCGGCTTCGGCTACCTACCGGATGAGGCCGTTCGAGGGATCACACGGCACACCCCGTCAGCGGCCGCGTTCAGCGGTGACGGCCAGATCCTCGCGGTAGCGGTCCGAAGCTCCCTGTGTCTGTGGAGCGTCGTCGCACGTCGCTGCGAGCGGCCGGTGACGCTGCCGGACCGCGACATCGTGGGTGTGGCGTTGCGGCGCGAGGGAACCGAACTCTGGTCGCTGGACCGCGCCCGCGGCGCATCCGATACCACCCCTGCGGTCCTGCGCCGGTGGAACACCGCCACGCTGACCTCCCGAGTCGTCGACACGACCGACACCGCCGGATCCTTCAGCATCGCGGTGAGCCGGGACGGCCGGGAACTCGCCCTCGGTGGCGACGGCCAGCTGTCGGTCATGGACACGGGCACCGGGCGCGTGACCTATCGGCGGAGCACCCCTCCGGGTCCCGTTCGGGGCATCGCGCTCCTGCCCGACGGCTCGCCGCTCAGCGGCCATCGGGACGGGACCATCCACACCTGGGATCGGGCTACCGGCGCGGATCGCCTTGTTTGCGCCGACCCTGGGGGAGAAATCGCCAGCGTGAGCGTCGCCGACAACGGCGACGACCTCGTCTACACCACCGGGGGCATGATCAGCACGATCATGCGCCGGTCCGAACCCGACCACCGGCTCTCCGCCGGCGGCGGACCGATGCGTATGTCCGGGAGCGCGATCACCCCCGCCGGCGACCTGATCGCCACCGTGATCTCCAACGTCGCCGTCCAGTTCTCCGACAGGGCGAACAACACCCTCACCGGACGCGCGGTCACCGTCGCCCCCCGAGCCGCCGGGTACAGCGCGGACGGGGCCATCGCCGCGCTCTCCGATACCGGCAGAGACGTCCGCCTCCTCGACACCGGGAGCCGTCACGACATCGGGGCGTTGCAGGCATCAGGGAAGGAAGCGACCGAGATGGAGTTCACCAGCGGGGACCGCGAAATCGCGGCGTTGAACACAGACCGTTCGATCACCGTGTGGGACCGAGCTACCCGCACCATCATCACCACGATCCCCTCCGCACCCGCCACTCCCGTCGCAGCGGGGGACGCCACCGCTACACCCACTGCGCTGCGTGCTTCGCTTGTGCGCCTCGGGCGCACCCCGCCGGACTACGACCCTGGTGACGGCACGGTCGCGGTCAGCGCCGATCACGCTCGCCGCGTCATCGCCGGCAACGGTGAAGCACGCCTCATCGACACCGAACACGACCCGACAACCCTGCCGATGCCTGACGAGAAGATCACCTCCGCCGCGTTCAGCACGGACAACCGCCGTGTCGCACTGGGCACCAGGAGCGGGAAAGTGGTGATCTGGGACCTGGCCACGACCACCGTGTGGGCTCGGCTGACCACCACGAACCGGCCGATCACCCGCCTCGCGTTCACCCCGGACAATACTCATCTGATCACCGGCGCCGCCGGCACCGCGTCAAACTCCCCACGGCCCGGCGACCTGATCTGGAACCTCGACGAGACAGCCAACCTCGAACGAATCTGCCGAAACGTCAACCCGGTCGAACCGGACACCTGGGAATCCGCGCGGATCCCCCTGCCCTACACCCCCATCTGCACACCCCCGAAAAACTAA